A region from the Longimicrobium terrae genome encodes:
- the miaA gene encoding tRNA (adenosine(37)-N6)-dimethylallyltransferase MiaA gives MPVTYAALALVGPTASGKTALSIEIARRLDGEIISMDSRSVFRGMDIGTAKPTAEERGDIPHWGIDIADPAERFNAARWAEYARAKISEIRQRNRVPLLVGGTGFFLRALTHPIFQAPELPPEPRARITALMERMDDATLHRWLEVHDPESAERFRHWGGRQRLMRALEVPLLTGRPISWWHRNSGPLEEPVPVLPFVLDVPRDLLHERIDRRIGEMVDGGLLDEVRTLIDRYGEAAPGLNAHGYAELMPHFRGERTLPDALAEVAKNTKSYTKRQRTWFRTQLPPGAVWLDATRPRAELANEIEQHWRAGMANDEPGAPNDD, from the coding sequence GTGCCGGTGACGTACGCGGCGCTCGCCCTCGTCGGCCCGACCGCATCTGGCAAGACCGCGCTATCGATCGAGATCGCGCGGCGGCTGGACGGCGAAATCATTTCCATGGACTCGCGCTCGGTGTTCCGCGGGATGGACATCGGCACGGCGAAGCCCACGGCGGAGGAGCGGGGCGATATCCCCCATTGGGGCATCGACATCGCCGATCCCGCGGAGCGCTTCAACGCCGCGCGCTGGGCGGAGTACGCGCGGGCGAAAATCTCCGAAATCCGGCAGAGAAACCGGGTGCCCCTGCTGGTGGGCGGCACCGGGTTCTTTCTTCGCGCCCTTACGCATCCCATCTTTCAGGCGCCGGAGCTGCCGCCGGAACCGCGCGCTCGCATCACCGCGCTGATGGAGCGCATGGATGACGCGACGCTGCACCGGTGGCTGGAAGTGCACGATCCCGAATCCGCGGAACGCTTCCGGCACTGGGGCGGCCGCCAGCGGCTGATGCGCGCGCTGGAGGTGCCGCTGCTCACCGGCCGCCCGATCAGCTGGTGGCACCGCAATTCCGGCCCGCTGGAGGAGCCCGTCCCCGTGCTCCCGTTTGTGCTGGACGTGCCGCGCGACCTGCTGCACGAGCGCATCGACCGGCGCATCGGGGAGATGGTGGACGGCGGGCTGCTGGATGAAGTGCGCACGCTCATCGACCGCTACGGCGAAGCCGCGCCTGGGCTGAACGCGCACGGCTACGCGGAGCTGATGCCCCATTTCCGCGGCGAGCGCACCCTGCCCGACGCACTGGCCGAGGTGGCGAAGAACACCAAATCGTACACCAAGCGCCAGCGCACGTGGTTTCGCACGCAGCTCCCTCCGGGCGCGGTCTGGCTGGATGCCACGCGGCCGCGCGCGGAGCTTGCGAATGAGATCGAGCAGCACTGGCGGGCGGGCATGGCGAACGACGAACCCGGCGCTCCGAACGACGACTGA
- a CDS encoding TatD family hydrolase has product MGLIDTHAHLAADRVLPDVDALVARAREAGVTTIVSVATGVDDARVCLDLARRFPEVYATAGIHPHSAAEYNEGSIAAIRALLDEPRVVAVGETGIDYHYDFAPRDVQRANFAAHLALGRETGKPVIVHAREADDDVRELLREAGQGTAGVLHSFSSGRALLEEALAMGWYASFSGMVTFKNFDGEDLLRMVPADRIMVETDTPYLAPVPKRGKQNEPSFVPHTAARCAALRGEDPEEFAARTTANARRFYGIE; this is encoded by the coding sequence ATGGGTTTGATCGATACGCACGCCCACCTCGCCGCCGACCGCGTGCTGCCGGATGTGGACGCCCTGGTGGCGCGCGCCCGCGAGGCGGGGGTCACGACTATCGTTTCCGTCGCGACGGGGGTGGATGACGCGCGCGTCTGCCTGGACTTGGCCCGCCGCTTTCCCGAGGTGTACGCCACCGCGGGAATCCACCCCCACTCCGCGGCGGAGTACAACGAGGGGTCGATCGCGGCCATCCGTGCTCTGCTCGATGAGCCGCGCGTGGTTGCCGTGGGAGAGACGGGGATCGACTATCACTATGACTTTGCGCCACGGGACGTGCAGCGCGCCAACTTCGCCGCGCACCTGGCGCTGGGGCGCGAGACGGGAAAGCCGGTGATCGTGCACGCGCGCGAGGCGGATGATGACGTGCGCGAGCTGCTGCGCGAGGCGGGGCAGGGGACGGCGGGGGTGCTGCACTCGTTCAGCAGCGGGCGGGCGCTGCTGGAAGAGGCGCTGGCGATGGGGTGGTACGCGTCGTTCTCGGGGATGGTGACGTTCAAGAACTTCGACGGCGAGGACCTGCTGCGGATGGTGCCCGCCGACCGCATCATGGTGGAGACGGACACGCCGTACCTGGCGCCGGTGCCCAAGCGCGGCAAGCAGAACGAGCCGTCGTTCGTGCCGCACACGGCCGCGCGCTGCGCCGCCCTCCGCGGCGAGGACCCGGAGGAGTTCGCCGCCCGCACGACGGCGAACGCGCGCCGCTTCTACGGGATCGAATAG
- the mutL gene encoding DNA mismatch repair endonuclease MutL yields the protein MPRRIHVLSEKLANQIAAGEVVERPASVVKELVENALDAGAGRVDVVIRNGGKTEIRVADDGHGMGREDALLSIDRHATSKIRSEADLAAIRTLGFRGEALPSIASVSRMVLETAEREGNGTRVVVTGGQMAAVEECARRVGTTISVRSLFFNVPARAKFLRSTAAENRAVNEVVTTQALATPGIAFSMDSGTRDVLSLPAAGNLGERIAALWGNEAADELLPVAHRMGGSALSGLVQRPNSARPGGRRSYFFVNGRAFSDRTLVRAADRAYRTTIPAGVHPHLFLFLEVPDGEVDVNVHPAKAEVRFRDRIGVERLVEEGVRAALAGIESTPSIGMRAMEPAVYPTTTGYGNMTLREPVQPWGATPPASSDGPAEPRAEPVAEPQMTLFVTGGQDASAAAGKGRGGPLPADLFDGATPVMWQIHNTYILAETRSGLVMVDQHSAHERVLYEQIVGNFDHGGAESQRLLFPITLRLSPAEYALVEQIKGVLERAGFEVEGFGGRSIIVHAVPNPHPYFDPERCLREMIGELTDGSPLVDSARTQHQRIALSMACKGAIKAGQRLTQVEMSELFDKLFATELPFHDIHGRPTVIQLSLAELHKRFGRSG from the coding sequence ATGCCCCGCAGGATCCACGTTCTTTCCGAGAAGCTGGCCAACCAGATCGCCGCCGGCGAGGTGGTGGAACGGCCCGCTTCCGTGGTCAAGGAACTGGTAGAAAACGCCTTGGACGCGGGCGCCGGGCGCGTGGACGTGGTGATCCGTAACGGCGGCAAGACGGAGATCCGCGTGGCCGATGACGGGCACGGGATGGGGCGCGAGGACGCGCTGCTTTCCATCGACCGGCACGCCACCAGCAAGATCCGCTCGGAAGCGGACCTGGCCGCCATCCGCACCCTGGGCTTCCGCGGCGAGGCGCTGCCGTCCATCGCCTCCGTCAGCCGCATGGTGCTGGAGACGGCCGAGCGGGAGGGCAACGGCACGCGCGTCGTGGTCACGGGCGGGCAGATGGCGGCGGTGGAGGAGTGCGCGCGGCGCGTGGGAACCACGATCAGCGTGCGCAGCCTGTTCTTCAACGTGCCCGCGCGCGCCAAGTTCCTTCGCTCCACCGCGGCGGAAAACCGCGCCGTGAACGAGGTGGTGACGACGCAGGCGCTGGCCACGCCGGGGATCGCGTTCTCGATGGATTCGGGAACGCGTGACGTGCTTTCCCTTCCCGCGGCGGGCAACCTGGGCGAGCGCATCGCCGCGCTGTGGGGCAACGAGGCGGCGGATGAACTGCTCCCCGTGGCGCACCGCATGGGCGGCTCGGCGCTGAGCGGGCTGGTGCAGCGCCCCAACTCGGCGCGGCCGGGCGGGCGGCGCAGCTACTTCTTTGTGAACGGCCGCGCGTTCAGCGACCGCACCCTCGTCCGCGCGGCAGACCGCGCGTACCGCACGACGATTCCGGCCGGCGTGCATCCGCACCTCTTTCTGTTCCTCGAGGTACCGGACGGGGAGGTGGACGTGAACGTCCATCCGGCCAAGGCCGAAGTCCGCTTCCGCGACCGCATCGGGGTGGAGCGGCTGGTGGAGGAGGGCGTGCGCGCGGCGCTGGCGGGAATCGAGAGCACGCCCAGCATCGGGATGCGCGCCATGGAGCCCGCCGTGTATCCCACGACGACGGGCTATGGCAACATGACGCTGCGCGAGCCGGTGCAGCCGTGGGGCGCCACGCCCCCGGCCTCGTCTGACGGGCCGGCGGAACCGCGCGCGGAGCCCGTGGCCGAGCCCCAGATGACGCTGTTCGTCACCGGTGGGCAGGATGCATCGGCGGCGGCGGGAAAGGGCAGGGGCGGACCGCTTCCCGCGGACCTGTTCGATGGCGCCACGCCGGTGATGTGGCAGATCCACAACACCTACATCCTGGCGGAAACGCGCAGCGGTCTGGTGATGGTGGACCAGCATTCCGCGCATGAGCGGGTGCTGTACGAGCAGATCGTGGGCAACTTCGACCACGGCGGAGCGGAGAGCCAGCGGCTGCTTTTTCCCATTACGCTGCGGCTGAGCCCGGCGGAGTACGCACTGGTGGAGCAGATCAAGGGCGTGCTGGAGCGCGCGGGGTTCGAGGTGGAGGGCTTCGGCGGCCGGTCGATCATCGTGCACGCGGTGCCGAATCCGCACCCGTACTTTGATCCGGAGCGCTGCCTGCGCGAGATGATCGGGGAGCTGACGGACGGGTCGCCGCTGGTGGACAGCGCGCGGACACAGCATCAGCGCATCGCGCTCTCGATGGCGTGCAAGGGCGCCATCAAGGCGGGGCAGCGGCTGACACAGGTGGAGATGTCGGAGCTGTTCGACAAGTTGTTCGCCACGGAACTGCCGTTTCACGACATCCACGGCAGGCCGACGGTGATTCAGTTGTCGCTGGCGGAACTGCACAAGCGGTTCGGGCGTTCCGGATGA
- the nadC gene encoding carboxylating nicotinate-nucleotide diphosphorylase, producing the protein MALSAEASALIDAALTEDVGDGDFTTLWTVPEERRAEARIVAKAAGTIAGSEVAVEAFRRVDPSLEIDVSAPDGTALLSGDLAMVIRGSARSILTAERTALNFLQRLSGVATVTHRYVAAVEGTGARVIDTRKTTPGMRLLEKAAVVAGGGANHRVGLHDMVMIKDNHIAAAGGITAAVDAVRARNDRGLRVEVETTTLEEVREALRTGADRIMFDNMSPVLMRQAVEIVHAHDPRPETEASGGITLETIRSYAETGVDFISIGALTHSAPALDLSLQLRAAE; encoded by the coding sequence ATGGCGCTGTCCGCCGAAGCAAGCGCGCTGATTGACGCGGCGCTGACGGAAGACGTGGGGGATGGCGATTTCACCACGCTGTGGACCGTTCCCGAGGAGCGCCGGGCCGAGGCGCGCATCGTGGCCAAGGCGGCGGGGACCATCGCCGGCTCCGAGGTGGCCGTCGAGGCCTTCCGCCGCGTGGATCCGTCGCTGGAAATCGACGTTTCCGCGCCGGACGGCACCGCGCTCCTTTCCGGCGACCTGGCGATGGTGATCCGCGGCTCCGCGCGGTCCATCCTGACGGCGGAGCGGACGGCGCTCAACTTTCTGCAGCGCCTGTCCGGCGTCGCTACCGTCACGCACCGCTACGTCGCCGCGGTGGAGGGCACGGGCGCGCGCGTCATCGACACGCGAAAGACGACACCGGGGATGCGCCTGCTGGAAAAGGCGGCGGTGGTCGCGGGGGGCGGCGCCAACCACCGCGTGGGCCTGCACGACATGGTGATGATCAAGGACAACCACATCGCCGCCGCCGGGGGAATCACGGCGGCGGTGGATGCGGTGCGCGCCCGCAATGACCGCGGGCTACGGGTGGAGGTGGAAACGACGACGCTGGAGGAGGTGCGCGAGGCGCTGCGCACCGGCGCGGACCGCATCATGTTCGACAACATGAGCCCGGTGCTGATGCGGCAGGCCGTGGAGATCGTCCACGCGCACGACCCGCGGCCGGAAACGGAAGCGTCTGGCGGGATCACGCTGGAAACGATCCGCTCGTACGCGGAAACTGGGGTGGACTTCATCTCCATCGGTGCGCTGACGCACTCGGCGCCCGCGCTGGACCTGTCCCTGCAGCTTCGCGCGGCGGAGTGA
- the bshA gene encoding N-acetyl-alpha-D-glucosaminyl L-malate synthase BshA — protein MKIGITCYPTYGGSGAVATELGIELAQRGHEIHFISYAQPFRLPHFMERIYFHEVETARYPLFEHHNYSLALSAAMHETTLRHGLDLLHVHYAIPHATSAWIAKEMLGASHPLKIVTTLHGTDITLVGQERSWFDITKFSMGKSDGITAVSDYLKRETVDHFAIPADDIEVIYNFIDPRLYDRARHPCHKDALVRPGEMLVLHVSNFRPVKRIRDVVRIFERLNRSVPSRLVFVGDGPDRPLATAEAEALGISDRVIFLGKQDSVAELMACADLLLLPSESESFGLVALEAMASGTPVVATRAGGIPEVVEEGVTGHLGDIGDVETMASAAVDILSDPARWSRMSEDAKRIAVDRFAADTIVPQYERYYQRIIDGPAAAVAPEMAAGRDD, from the coding sequence GTGAAGATCGGCATCACCTGTTATCCCACGTACGGCGGCTCTGGTGCGGTCGCGACGGAACTGGGCATTGAACTGGCGCAGCGCGGGCACGAGATCCACTTCATCTCGTACGCCCAGCCGTTCCGCCTGCCGCACTTCATGGAGCGCATCTACTTTCACGAGGTAGAAACCGCGCGCTACCCGCTGTTCGAGCACCACAACTACTCGCTCGCGCTTTCCGCGGCCATGCACGAGACCACCCTGCGCCACGGGCTGGATCTGCTGCACGTGCACTACGCGATTCCGCACGCCACGTCGGCGTGGATCGCCAAGGAAATGCTGGGCGCCAGCCATCCGCTCAAGATCGTCACCACGCTGCACGGCACCGACATCACGCTCGTGGGTCAGGAGCGCAGCTGGTTTGACATCACCAAGTTCAGCATGGGCAAGTCGGACGGCATCACCGCCGTTTCCGACTATCTGAAGCGGGAAACGGTAGACCACTTCGCCATCCCCGCGGACGACATCGAGGTCATCTACAACTTCATCGACCCGCGCCTGTACGACCGCGCGCGGCACCCCTGCCACAAGGACGCGCTGGTGCGGCCGGGGGAAATGCTCGTCCTGCACGTCAGCAACTTCCGCCCGGTCAAGCGGATCCGCGACGTGGTGCGCATCTTTGAGCGGCTGAACCGGTCCGTTCCCTCGCGCCTGGTGTTCGTGGGCGACGGGCCGGACCGGCCGCTGGCCACGGCCGAGGCGGAGGCGCTGGGGATCAGCGACCGCGTCATCTTTCTGGGCAAGCAGGACTCGGTGGCGGAACTGATGGCGTGCGCGGACCTGCTTCTGCTCCCGTCGGAATCGGAGTCGTTCGGCCTGGTCGCGCTGGAGGCGATGGCGAGCGGCACGCCCGTGGTCGCCACGCGCGCAGGCGGCATTCCCGAGGTCGTCGAAGAGGGCGTGACCGGCCACCTGGGCGACATCGGCGACGTGGAGACGATGGCCTCCGCCGCGGTCGACATCCTTTCCGATCCCGCGCGCTGGTCGCGGATGAGCGAGGACGCCAAGCGGATCGCGGTGGACCGGTTCGCCGCAGACACCATCGTGCCGCAATACGAGAGATACTATCAGCGGATCATCGACGGGCCGGCCGCCGCGGTCGCGCCCGAGATGGCCGCGGGGAGAGACGACTGA